In Streptomyces hawaiiensis, one genomic interval encodes:
- a CDS encoding M15 family peptidase, giving the protein MTISSSHPPRRCVLRTGLGLTATAGLATLAVPSPASASTRAAAVGSSTHPTSANGWPMEPRADASGAIWTRPVPGSSVSVALRIGEAATVLVHVIRRYHYEIDTLGKGEVIGFRPADGSLKGYATNHASGTAVAIRPTWYPAGAKGGLFPHQLATLRDILKECQGVVAWGGDFRRPNESHFQIDVPPSDARVKRLAARIRSWEDIPGQGAGTLALGA; this is encoded by the coding sequence ATGACCATCTCATCCTCACACCCGCCGCGCCGTTGCGTACTGCGCACCGGTCTCGGCCTGACCGCGACGGCGGGTCTCGCTACGCTCGCGGTCCCCTCTCCGGCGTCCGCGTCCACGCGAGCGGCCGCGGTCGGCTCGTCCACGCACCCCACCAGCGCCAACGGCTGGCCGATGGAACCGCGGGCCGACGCCTCGGGAGCCATCTGGACCCGTCCGGTGCCGGGCAGTTCGGTTTCGGTGGCCCTGCGTATCGGCGAGGCGGCCACCGTGCTCGTACATGTCATCCGCCGCTACCACTACGAGATCGACACGCTCGGCAAGGGTGAGGTGATCGGTTTTCGCCCGGCGGACGGTTCGCTGAAGGGTTACGCGACCAACCACGCTTCGGGGACCGCGGTCGCGATCCGCCCGACCTGGTACCCGGCCGGCGCCAAGGGCGGTCTCTTCCCTCACCAACTGGCCACGCTCCGCGACATCCTCAAGGAATGCCAGGGTGTCGTGGCGTGGGGCGGAGACTTCCGCCGCCCGAACGAGTCCCACTTCCAGATCGACGTGCCCCCCTCGGATGCGCGCGTGAAGCGGCTCGCGGCCAGGATCCGCAGCTGGGAGGACATACCCGGCCAGGGGGCGGGGACGCTCGCCCTGGGCGCCTGA
- a CDS encoding MerR family transcriptional regulator, producing MTADDLFGRLDDDDYPAYTMGRAAEILGTTQGFLRAIGEARLITPLRSAGGHRRYSRYQLRVAARARELVDHGTPIEAACRIIILEDQLEEAQRLNAEYRRTAASGTPTTAA from the coding sequence ATGACAGCAGACGACCTGTTCGGCCGTCTCGATGACGACGACTACCCCGCCTACACCATGGGCCGGGCCGCCGAGATACTCGGCACCACCCAGGGCTTCCTCCGCGCCATCGGCGAAGCCCGCCTCATCACTCCGCTGCGCTCCGCAGGCGGACACCGCCGCTACTCCCGCTACCAGTTGCGCGTTGCCGCCCGCGCCCGGGAACTCGTCGACCACGGCACCCCCATCGAGGCCGCCTGCCGCATCATCATCCTTGAAGACCAACTCGAAGAAGCACAGCGCCTCAACGCCGAATACCGTCGCACCGCCGCCTCAGGCACCCCGACAACCGCAGCCTGA